One Brachybacterium kimchii genomic window carries:
- a CDS encoding MFS transporter — translation MPPTMDPSSNALENSSARPEPGARPDADVPLRVSSAADVSRILSALGSRDPKATAVILLALGGIFMDAYDFSSIAFGLPAIKVQFGLDGFMTGLVNASIMVGAVVGALAGGYLVDRFGRYRLFMADMVFFVVAALGSALAPEVWSLIGFRFVMGIGVGLDIPVAMAFLAEFSRLRGKGNRSQRVNAWSPAWYFATGTGYLIVLLCFWLLPTTQQDHLWRIVVGFGAVPAVIVLLVRRRFMAESPQWLADQGDLRGAVDVLSSHYGITAELNADVSSGTEREGARTRLSNVLELFSPRFRQRTVAALCVSVFSTFGYNAVAYGTPLIIATLFHQGPLVTIVSSLVINMGFGLAGGLIGMSVVSRFGSRRVTLVGFTIQAAALFTLAAIGVPSSALVLVAVAMLAAFIFAQAGGPGANLMNFATLSYPTRLRGIGVGFNQGTLRAFSVLSLLGFPILTAQLGTGVFWIVACAPLLGAISLVLNRWDPTGKDVDAEDLERVAA, via the coding sequence ATGCCCCCGACGATGGACCCCTCTTCCAACGCGCTCGAAAACAGCTCCGCGCGTCCCGAACCCGGCGCCCGTCCTGACGCCGACGTGCCCCTGCGGGTCTCCTCCGCAGCCGACGTCAGCCGGATCCTCTCTGCGCTCGGATCGCGCGATCCGAAGGCGACCGCGGTGATCCTGCTGGCCCTCGGCGGGATCTTCATGGACGCCTACGACTTCTCGTCGATCGCCTTCGGACTGCCCGCCATCAAAGTGCAGTTCGGACTCGACGGCTTCATGACGGGCCTGGTCAACGCGTCGATCATGGTCGGCGCGGTGGTCGGGGCCCTGGCCGGCGGGTACCTCGTGGACCGCTTCGGCCGGTACCGGCTGTTCATGGCGGACATGGTCTTCTTCGTCGTCGCGGCGCTCGGCAGCGCACTGGCGCCGGAGGTCTGGTCCCTCATCGGCTTCCGCTTCGTCATGGGCATCGGGGTCGGCCTCGACATCCCCGTCGCCATGGCCTTCCTCGCGGAGTTCTCCCGGCTGCGCGGCAAGGGCAACCGCTCGCAGCGGGTCAACGCGTGGTCCCCCGCCTGGTACTTCGCGACCGGCACCGGGTACCTCATCGTGCTCCTGTGCTTCTGGCTGCTGCCCACCACTCAGCAGGACCACCTCTGGCGGATCGTCGTCGGTTTCGGCGCTGTGCCTGCCGTGATCGTGCTGCTGGTGCGCCGACGCTTCATGGCGGAGTCCCCGCAGTGGCTCGCCGACCAGGGCGACCTGCGCGGCGCGGTCGACGTGCTCTCCAGCCACTACGGGATCACCGCCGAGCTCAACGCCGACGTCTCCAGCGGCACTGAGCGCGAAGGCGCCCGCACCCGGCTGTCGAACGTCCTCGAGCTGTTCTCCCCGCGCTTCCGGCAGCGCACGGTCGCCGCCCTGTGCGTCTCCGTGTTCTCGACCTTCGGGTACAACGCCGTCGCCTACGGCACCCCGCTGATCATCGCGACGCTCTTCCACCAGGGCCCGCTGGTCACGATCGTGTCGTCGCTCGTGATCAACATGGGCTTCGGTCTGGCCGGCGGGCTCATCGGCATGAGCGTGGTCAGCCGCTTCGGCTCGCGCCGGGTCACCCTGGTGGGCTTCACGATCCAGGCGGCGGCCCTGTTCACCCTCGCCGCGATCGGCGTGCCCAGCAGCGCGCTCGTGCTCGTGGCCGTCGCGATGCTCGCCGCGTTCATCTTCGCGCAGGCCGGTGGCCCCGGCGCGAACCTCATGAACTTCGCGACCCTCTCCTACCCCACCCGTCTGCGCGGGATCGGCGTCGGCTTCAACCAGGGGACCCTGCGGGCCTTCTCCGTGCTCTCCCTGCTGGGCTTCCCGATCCTCACCGCTCAGCTGGGCACGGGCGTGTTCTGGATCGTCGCCTGCGCGCCCCTGCTCGGCGCGATCTCGCTGGTGCTCAACCGCTGGGATCCGACGGGCAAGGACGTGGACGCGGAGGACCTCGAGCGCGTCGCGGCCTGA